A single Nocardioides bizhenqiangii DNA region contains:
- a CDS encoding TetR/AcrR family transcriptional regulator, with amino-acid sequence MTATDQAEPTRREQILATAAELFAARGFHGVSVADLGAACGITGPALYKHFSSKQAVLAEMLVSISEQLLAVGRARVAAADGPADAVRALVDWHVEFALGHRPLIIVQDRDWESLPEQAREQVRRLQRSYVDLLAGQLRALRPDLTKATAHAAAQAAFGLLNSTPRAGHAISDDALRTLLADMAVAALGAG; translated from the coding sequence GTGACCGCCACCGACCAGGCCGAGCCGACCCGCCGCGAGCAGATCCTCGCGACCGCGGCTGAGCTGTTCGCCGCTCGCGGCTTCCACGGGGTCTCGGTCGCCGACCTCGGCGCCGCGTGCGGGATCACCGGGCCGGCGCTCTACAAGCACTTCTCGAGCAAGCAGGCGGTGCTCGCCGAGATGCTGGTGTCGATCAGCGAGCAACTGCTGGCGGTGGGCCGTGCCCGGGTGGCGGCGGCGGACGGCCCGGCCGACGCGGTCCGCGCCCTGGTCGACTGGCACGTCGAGTTCGCACTGGGCCACCGTCCGCTGATCATCGTCCAGGACCGCGACTGGGAGTCGCTGCCGGAGCAGGCACGCGAGCAGGTGCGCCGGCTGCAGCGGTCGTACGTCGACCTGCTCGCCGGCCAGCTCCGGGCGCTGCGCCCCGACCTCACCAAGGCGACCGCCCACGCCGCCGCCCAGGCGGCGTTCGGGCTGCTCAACTCGACGCCGCGCGCCGGCCACGCCATCTCCGACGACGCGCTCCGCACGCTGCTGGCCGACATGGCCGTCGCTGCGCTCGGGGCGGGCTAG
- a CDS encoding rhodanese-like domain-containing protein codes for MNGIPTVAIEAVPDPLPDDLAVLDVREQFEWDAGHIDGALHIPMMELPDRLGELPDAHTLVVCKVGSRSAQVAGYLAHQGYDVVNLAGGLYDWQAAGRALVSESGTPPYVA; via the coding sequence ATGAACGGCATCCCGACCGTCGCGATCGAGGCCGTGCCCGACCCGCTGCCCGACGACCTCGCCGTGCTCGACGTACGCGAGCAGTTCGAGTGGGACGCCGGCCACATCGACGGCGCGCTGCACATCCCGATGATGGAGCTGCCCGACCGGCTCGGTGAGCTCCCCGACGCGCACACGCTCGTGGTGTGCAAGGTCGGCAGCCGCTCGGCGCAGGTCGCTGGCTACCTCGCCCACCAGGGCTACGACGTCGTCAACCTGGCCGGCGGGCTCTACGACTGGCAGGCGGCCGGCCGGGCTCTCGTGAGCGAGTCCGGGACGCCGCCGTACGTCGCCTGA
- a CDS encoding Fpg/Nei family DNA glycosylase: protein MPELPEVEALALDLRGRLAGRAITEVHIAAFSALKTYDPPLSAVEGALVDDVRRHGKFLDIEASGLHLVFHLARAGWVRWRDEVPAIPPKPSTKSTLAVRVVLDEVDGLTSGLDVTEAGTRKSLALYLVRSPADVAGIARLGPDPLDDAFTREALAAILQSEGRKQIKGVLRHQGTIAGIGNAYSDEILHAARMSPFKPANSLTEDELATLYAAVKDTLGDAVDRSRGLAASELKAEKKSNLAVHGRTGQACPVCGDTVREVSFADSSLQYCPTCQTGGKPLADRRMSKLLK, encoded by the coding sequence GTGCCTGAGCTGCCCGAGGTCGAGGCGCTGGCCCTGGATCTCCGCGGCCGGCTGGCCGGTCGTGCGATCACCGAGGTCCACATCGCGGCGTTCAGCGCGCTGAAGACCTACGACCCGCCGCTGTCGGCGGTCGAGGGCGCCCTCGTCGACGACGTACGACGGCACGGCAAGTTCCTCGACATCGAGGCCAGCGGCCTGCACCTCGTGTTCCACCTGGCGCGGGCCGGCTGGGTCCGGTGGCGCGACGAGGTGCCGGCGATCCCGCCCAAGCCCAGCACCAAGTCGACGCTCGCGGTGCGGGTCGTGCTCGACGAGGTGGACGGGCTGACGTCGGGGCTCGACGTCACCGAGGCCGGCACCCGGAAGTCGCTCGCGCTCTACCTGGTCCGCTCCCCCGCGGACGTCGCGGGCATCGCCCGGCTCGGCCCCGACCCGCTCGACGACGCCTTCACGCGCGAGGCGCTGGCAGCGATCCTGCAGTCCGAGGGGCGCAAGCAGATCAAGGGCGTGCTCCGCCACCAGGGCACCATCGCCGGCATCGGCAACGCCTACTCCGACGAGATCCTGCACGCCGCGCGGATGAGTCCGTTCAAGCCGGCCAACAGCCTCACCGAGGACGAGCTCGCGACGCTGTACGCCGCGGTCAAGGACACCTTGGGGGACGCGGTCGACCGGTCCCGCGGACTGGCCGCGAGTGAGCTGAAGGCCGAGAAGAAGTCGAACCTCGCCGTGCACGGGCGCACCGGTCAGGCATGCCCGGTCTGCGGTGACACCGTGCGCGAGGTCTCGTTCGCCGACTCGAGCCTGCAGTACTGCCCGACCTGCCAGACCGGCGGCAAACCGCTGGCGGACCGCCGGATGAGCAAGCTCCTCAAGTGA
- a CDS encoding acetyl/propionyl/methylcrotonyl-CoA carboxylase subunit alpha codes for MDMFGTVYVANRGEIARRVARTCEMLGIRAVAGTADFLDPSAQIAAALAAGADAVHPGYGFLSENAGFARAVSDAGLTWIGPTPAVIERMGRKDAARDIAVGAGVPVVPTGDEASYPVLVKAAAGGGGKGMRIVRSAAELDEAVAAAKRESAAAFGDDTMLIEKYVERGRHIEVQVLGDTHGNVVHLLTRECSAQRRHQKVIEEAPAPYLPDEVRHRIHTAAVDLARSVGYTNAGTVEFLLDAATGEFYFLEMNTRLQVEHPVTEEVTGLDLVQLQLLVAAGHPLPFDQESVHESGHAMEARVYAEDAYHGFLPQAGRATLVQWPTGRPGTRVDQALESGQVVSTSFDPMLGKVIGSGRDREQARNVLINALDETVILGLTTNTGFLRELAASDAFAKGEIDTAWLDRNQVEPPDPAPARELAAHAWQQAHARPDGPFASDGFRLGAPAAPVRVDFEDGSVVLHGPPDRLPPAIVTAHTVELAHHGQRYVFTRPDAAADHGPEAGDGTVVAPMPGTVLDVRVAEGDTVSSGDVLGTVEAMKMELALKAPYDGVVTTVAAATGDQVALGSPLFTVDPA; via the coding sequence ATGGACATGTTCGGCACCGTCTACGTCGCCAACCGCGGAGAGATCGCGCGCCGCGTCGCCCGTACCTGCGAGATGCTCGGCATCCGCGCGGTTGCGGGCACCGCCGACTTCCTCGATCCGTCCGCGCAGATCGCGGCCGCGCTCGCGGCGGGCGCCGACGCGGTCCACCCCGGCTACGGCTTCCTCTCCGAGAACGCTGGCTTCGCCCGCGCTGTCTCCGACGCCGGTCTGACCTGGATCGGCCCGACGCCCGCGGTGATCGAGCGGATGGGCCGCAAGGACGCTGCCCGTGACATCGCCGTCGGGGCCGGCGTCCCGGTCGTGCCGACGGGCGACGAAGCGTCGTACCCCGTCCTCGTGAAGGCGGCCGCGGGTGGCGGCGGCAAGGGCATGCGCATCGTCCGCTCGGCTGCCGAGCTGGACGAAGCCGTGGCGGCGGCCAAGCGGGAGTCGGCCGCGGCGTTCGGCGACGACACGATGCTGATCGAGAAGTACGTCGAGCGCGGTCGCCACATCGAGGTCCAGGTGCTCGGCGACACCCACGGCAACGTGGTCCACCTGCTCACCCGTGAGTGCTCCGCTCAACGGCGGCACCAGAAGGTGATCGAGGAGGCGCCCGCGCCGTACCTACCCGACGAGGTGCGGCACCGGATCCACACCGCGGCCGTCGACCTGGCGCGCAGCGTCGGCTACACCAACGCCGGCACGGTCGAGTTCCTGCTCGACGCCGCAACGGGGGAGTTCTACTTCCTCGAGATGAACACCCGCCTGCAGGTGGAGCACCCCGTCACCGAGGAGGTGACCGGTCTCGACCTGGTCCAGCTCCAGCTGCTGGTGGCTGCGGGCCACCCGCTGCCGTTCGACCAGGAGAGCGTGCACGAGTCGGGCCACGCGATGGAGGCTCGCGTCTACGCCGAGGATGCCTACCACGGCTTCCTGCCCCAGGCCGGGCGCGCGACGCTCGTGCAGTGGCCGACCGGTCGGCCCGGCACCCGCGTCGACCAGGCACTCGAGTCCGGCCAGGTCGTCAGCACGTCGTTCGATCCCATGCTGGGGAAGGTGATCGGCTCCGGACGCGATCGCGAGCAGGCGCGCAACGTGCTCATCAACGCGCTCGACGAGACCGTCATCCTCGGGCTCACCACCAACACCGGGTTCCTCCGGGAGCTCGCCGCGAGTGACGCCTTCGCGAAGGGTGAGATCGACACCGCCTGGCTCGACCGCAACCAGGTCGAACCGCCCGACCCGGCACCGGCCCGGGAGCTGGCCGCCCACGCCTGGCAGCAGGCGCACGCGAGACCGGACGGACCGTTCGCCTCCGACGGGTTCCGGCTCGGCGCACCGGCCGCGCCTGTGCGCGTCGACTTCGAGGACGGCTCCGTCGTCCTGCACGGGCCCCCGGACCGGCTCCCTCCCGCGATCGTCACCGCTCACACCGTCGAGCTGGCCCACCACGGCCAGCGCTACGTCTTCACCCGGCCGGACGCGGCGGCGGACCACGGCCCCGAGGCCGGCGACGGCACGGTTGTTGCGCCGATGCCGGGCACAGTCCTCGACGTCCGGGTCGCCGAGGGTGACACCGTCAGCAGCGGTGACGTCCTGGGCACGGTGGAGGCGATGAAGATGGAGCTGGCGCTCAAGGCGCCGTACGACGGCGTGGTCACCACGGTCGCGGCCGCGACCGGCGACCAGGTCGCCCTCGGCTCCCCGCTCTTCACCGTGGATCCCGCATGA
- a CDS encoding EcsC family protein, with amino-acid sequence MASVKRALAGQAARVVVPRFPALAPGVTSSFVREALHRAIVGVGPLAPAAEAAEAQLREQHGQVDKAVHEVIENHVGYASVGGLLANVGGLVTAAVLTPANISGLALIQCRMIAGIAHLRGYDLDDPRVRNAILVTILGEDMVKKMVRKMELPAPPMALALAPSHDPALDQAITSAVASDLIGRVLGKQIATNIGRRVPVVGGVVGAGVDGYGTWKVGRYAAREFLQRRGTA; translated from the coding sequence ATGGCAAGCGTCAAGCGCGCACTGGCGGGCCAGGCAGCCCGCGTCGTCGTACCGAGGTTCCCCGCGCTCGCACCGGGCGTCACCTCCTCGTTCGTGCGCGAGGCGCTGCACCGAGCGATCGTCGGTGTCGGACCACTGGCGCCGGCAGCGGAGGCGGCCGAGGCGCAGCTGCGCGAGCAGCACGGACAGGTCGACAAGGCCGTCCACGAGGTGATCGAGAACCACGTCGGGTACGCCAGCGTCGGAGGGCTGCTCGCCAACGTCGGCGGGCTCGTCACGGCCGCCGTGCTGACGCCGGCGAACATCAGCGGGCTGGCGCTGATCCAGTGCCGGATGATCGCGGGCATCGCCCACCTGCGGGGCTACGACCTCGACGACCCGCGGGTCCGCAACGCGATCCTGGTGACCATCCTCGGTGAGGACATGGTGAAGAAGATGGTGAGGAAGATGGAGCTGCCGGCACCGCCGATGGCGCTGGCGCTGGCGCCGTCCCACGACCCCGCGCTCGACCAGGCCATCACCAGCGCCGTCGCCAGCGACCTGATCGGCCGGGTGCTCGGCAAGCAGATCGCCACGAACATCGGCAGGCGGGTCCCCGTCGTCGGCGGCGTCGTCGGCGCCGGCGTCGACGGCTACGGCACCTGGAAGGTCGGCCGGTACGCCGCCCGCGAGTTCCTTCAGCGCCGGGGGACCGCCTGA
- a CDS encoding crotonase/enoyl-CoA hydratase family protein encodes MSIDIERRGPVTVVTINRPDVRNAVDTEHAQALYDAFLAFDADPDASVAVLTGAGGAFCAGADLKAVSTGTMKADPPGVDGPAPMGPSRLLLSKPVIAAVEGHAVAGGLELALWCDLRVADPEAIFGVFCRRWGVPLIDGGTIRLPRLIGQSHALDLILTGRPVAAEEALFMGLVNRVSAPGAALEEAVALAEQLAAFPQTCLRQDRLSAYEQHGLPLDRALDVEWVHGGRSLLEAMTGAARFRDGEGRGGAF; translated from the coding sequence GTGAGCATCGACATCGAGCGGCGCGGGCCGGTCACGGTCGTCACGATCAACCGGCCGGATGTGCGCAACGCGGTCGACACCGAGCACGCGCAGGCGCTGTACGACGCCTTCCTGGCCTTCGACGCCGACCCGGACGCGAGTGTCGCCGTACTGACCGGCGCCGGAGGCGCCTTCTGCGCCGGCGCCGACCTCAAGGCCGTCAGCACCGGGACGATGAAGGCGGATCCGCCGGGCGTCGACGGCCCCGCGCCGATGGGCCCGTCCCGGCTGCTGCTGTCCAAGCCGGTGATCGCCGCCGTCGAGGGCCACGCGGTGGCCGGTGGGCTGGAGCTGGCGCTGTGGTGCGACCTCCGGGTCGCGGACCCCGAGGCGATCTTCGGTGTCTTCTGCCGGCGCTGGGGGGTGCCGCTCATCGACGGTGGGACGATCCGACTCCCTCGGCTGATCGGGCAGTCCCACGCGCTCGACCTGATCCTCACCGGCCGTCCCGTCGCCGCCGAAGAGGCGTTGTTCATGGGCCTGGTCAACCGCGTCAGCGCCCCGGGTGCCGCGCTCGAGGAAGCGGTGGCGCTCGCCGAGCAGCTCGCGGCCTTCCCTCAGACCTGCCTGCGGCAGGACCGGCTCTCGGCGTACGAGCAGCACGGCCTGCCCCTCGACCGGGCCCTCGACGTGGAGTGGGTGCACGGCGGCCGTTCCCTGCTGGAGGCGATGACCGGAGCCGCCCGGTTCCGTGACGGTGAGGGCCGCGGCGGGGCCTTCTAG
- a CDS encoding carboxyl transferase domain-containing protein — MTSLEELTVELRERLARVREGGSEAARKKHTDRGKLLARDRVDRLLDPGSPFLEIAPLAAFGMYGGPGDDYAVPSAGVVAGIGRVEGRECLVLANDATVKGGTYYPLTVKKHLRAQTIAAENRLPCIYLVDSGGAFLPMQDDVFPDKEHFGRIFFNQANMSARGIPQLAAVMGSCTAGGAYVPAMSDESVIVRNQGTIFLGGPPLVKAATGEVVTAEELGGGDVHARTSGVVDHLADDDAHALQILRGIVNTLPEPDRSPAAEVEEPHESPESLYDVVPTSTRTPYDVREVIRRIVDGSRFQEFKQLYAETLVCGFARIHGYPVGIVANNGILFSESALKGAHFVELCNQRGIPLLFLQNISGFMVGKDYENRGIARDGAKLVTAVACSVVPKLTVVIGGSFGAGNYGMCGRAYDPRFLWMWPNARISVMGGDQAANVLATVAGREDDEEFKEPIREQYETQGSPYYATALLWDDGVIDPADTRRVLGMALAVTANAPVPEPSYGIFRM, encoded by the coding sequence ATGACCAGTCTCGAGGAGCTCACCGTCGAGCTGCGCGAGCGGCTCGCCCGGGTGCGTGAGGGCGGCAGCGAGGCCGCGCGCAAGAAGCACACCGACCGCGGCAAGCTCCTGGCCCGCGACCGCGTGGACCGGCTGCTCGACCCGGGCAGTCCGTTCCTGGAGATCGCGCCCCTGGCGGCGTTCGGGATGTACGGCGGTCCGGGTGACGACTACGCCGTCCCGTCCGCCGGCGTCGTGGCCGGCATCGGCCGGGTCGAGGGTCGGGAGTGCCTGGTCCTGGCCAACGACGCGACCGTGAAGGGCGGCACCTACTACCCGCTCACCGTGAAGAAGCACCTCCGGGCGCAGACCATCGCCGCCGAGAACCGGCTGCCCTGCATCTACCTCGTCGACTCCGGCGGCGCCTTCCTCCCGATGCAGGACGACGTGTTCCCCGACAAGGAGCACTTCGGCCGGATCTTCTTCAACCAGGCCAACATGTCGGCGCGCGGCATCCCGCAGCTCGCTGCCGTCATGGGGTCCTGCACGGCCGGCGGCGCCTACGTGCCCGCCATGTCCGACGAGTCGGTGATCGTGCGCAACCAGGGCACCATCTTCCTCGGTGGCCCGCCGCTGGTGAAGGCCGCGACCGGCGAGGTCGTCACGGCCGAGGAGCTCGGCGGCGGCGACGTCCACGCCCGCACCTCCGGAGTCGTCGACCACCTCGCCGACGACGACGCCCACGCCCTCCAGATCCTCCGCGGGATCGTGAACACACTGCCGGAGCCGGACCGGAGCCCCGCGGCCGAGGTCGAGGAGCCGCACGAGTCGCCGGAGTCCCTCTACGACGTGGTGCCGACCAGCACCCGGACGCCGTACGACGTGCGCGAGGTGATCCGGCGGATCGTCGACGGCTCGCGGTTCCAGGAGTTCAAGCAGCTGTACGCCGAGACCCTGGTCTGCGGGTTCGCGCGGATCCACGGCTACCCGGTCGGCATCGTCGCCAACAACGGGATCCTGTTCAGCGAGTCCGCGCTCAAGGGAGCGCACTTCGTCGAGCTGTGCAACCAGCGCGGCATCCCGCTGCTCTTCCTGCAGAACATCAGCGGGTTCATGGTCGGCAAGGACTACGAGAACCGCGGCATCGCCCGCGACGGCGCCAAGCTGGTGACCGCGGTCGCCTGCAGCGTCGTACCCAAGCTCACCGTGGTCATCGGCGGCTCGTTCGGCGCCGGCAACTACGGGATGTGCGGCCGGGCCTACGACCCGCGATTCCTCTGGATGTGGCCCAACGCGCGGATCTCCGTGATGGGCGGTGACCAGGCGGCCAACGTGCTGGCCACCGTCGCCGGCCGCGAGGACGACGAGGAGTTCAAGGAGCCGATCCGGGAGCAGTACGAGACGCAGGGCTCGCCGTACTACGCCACCGCCCTGCTCTGGGACGACGGCGTGATCGATCCCGCCGACACCCGGCGCGTGCTCGGGATGGCGCTCGCCGTCACGGCCAACGCTCCGGTGCCGGAGCCCTCCTATGGCATCTTCCGGATGTGA
- a CDS encoding hydroxymethylglutaryl-CoA lyase, with the protein MSELPLPMVVPEPGLPTKVTIYEVGARDGLQNEQALLPTEVKAEFVRRLLAAGLPIVEATSFVHPKWVPQLADAAELMTGLTAELGDTARALPVLVPNDRGLDRALALGLRHIAVFASATETFAAKNLNRTLESQFEMFEPTIGRALAAGLDVRGYVSMCFGDPWEGPVPVEQVVTVGRRLLELGCHQLSLGDTIGVATAGHVPALIAGFAGAGIGTDRLALHFHDTYGQALTNVHAGLQAGVTTYDASAGGLGGCPYARSATGNLATEDLVWFLTGLGIEHGVDLRAVVETSTWMAGHLGRPSPSAVVRALAQSPA; encoded by the coding sequence ATGAGTGAGCTTCCACTACCGATGGTGGTGCCCGAGCCTGGCCTGCCGACGAAGGTGACGATCTACGAGGTCGGCGCTCGCGACGGCCTGCAGAACGAGCAGGCGCTGCTGCCGACGGAGGTGAAGGCGGAGTTCGTACGACGACTCCTCGCCGCCGGGCTCCCGATCGTGGAGGCGACCAGCTTCGTGCACCCGAAGTGGGTGCCCCAGCTCGCGGACGCCGCCGAGCTGATGACCGGCCTCACCGCGGAGCTCGGCGACACCGCGCGCGCCCTCCCGGTCCTGGTGCCCAACGACCGGGGGCTCGACCGCGCCCTCGCCCTCGGCCTGCGCCACATCGCGGTGTTCGCGTCGGCGACGGAGACGTTCGCAGCGAAGAACCTCAACCGCACGCTCGAGTCCCAGTTCGAGATGTTCGAGCCGACGATCGGGCGGGCGCTCGCCGCCGGGCTCGACGTCCGCGGCTACGTCTCGATGTGCTTCGGCGACCCGTGGGAGGGTCCGGTGCCGGTCGAGCAGGTCGTCACCGTCGGCCGGCGGCTGCTCGAGCTCGGCTGCCACCAGCTCAGCCTCGGCGACACCATCGGTGTCGCGACCGCCGGTCACGTGCCGGCGCTGATCGCCGGCTTCGCCGGTGCCGGGATCGGCACGGACCGGCTCGCCCTCCACTTCCACGACACCTACGGCCAGGCGCTCACCAACGTCCACGCCGGGCTGCAGGCCGGCGTCACGACGTACGACGCCTCCGCCGGCGGTCTCGGCGGCTGTCCCTACGCCAGGAGCGCGACGGGCAACCTCGCCACCGAGGACCTGGTGTGGTTCCTCACCGGCCTCGGGATCGAGCACGGCGTCGACCTGCGGGCCGTCGTCGAGACCAGCACCTGGATGGCGGGTCACCTCGGACGGCCCAGCCCGTCGGCCGTGGTGCGCGCGCTGGCACAATCACCCGCATGA
- a CDS encoding acyl-CoA dehydrogenase family protein, with translation MDTHPTHAVFNQVPPLVGHDTAADPALLEGLEREGAGWAADEIHELGRLAGSAEAQSWGRLAERVPPRLHTHDRYGHRVDEVEYVPAYHQLMETAVGHGLHAAPWADDRPGAHVARAAKFMVWSVDAGHGCPISMTYAVVPALRANPELSARFEPLLTNREYDPGLADPATKRGLIAGMSMTEKQGGSDVRANTTTATPQAGESDGSYRLVGHKWFTSAPMSDMFLTLAQAPGGLSCFLVPRVLPGGERNAMRFLRLKDKLGNRSNASSEIEYDGATGWLVGEEGRGVRTIVEMVNMTRLDCVIGTAAGMRTSLVLAVHHARHRSAFGKTLIEQPAMRNVLADLAIESEAATTAMMRLAGANDRAIRGDEGETAVRRLALAATKYYVCKRGPIHAAEALECLGGNGYIEDFDAARIYRELPLLSIWEGSGNVAALDALRAIAREPHTLDAYFDEVGLASGADARFDEAVARLQKEFTSFDDIELRARRIVEQLALVFQGSLLLRHSPAAVADAFCATRLDRDWGGALGTLPTGLDLAPIIDRAVVA, from the coding sequence ATGGACACGCACCCGACCCATGCCGTCTTCAACCAGGTCCCGCCGCTGGTCGGCCACGACACCGCCGCCGACCCGGCGCTGCTCGAGGGCCTCGAGCGCGAGGGCGCGGGCTGGGCGGCCGACGAGATCCACGAGCTCGGCCGGCTGGCCGGCTCGGCCGAGGCGCAGTCGTGGGGACGGCTGGCCGAGCGGGTGCCGCCGCGGCTGCACACCCACGACCGCTACGGCCACCGGGTCGACGAGGTCGAGTACGTCCCTGCCTACCACCAGCTGATGGAGACCGCCGTCGGTCACGGCCTGCACGCCGCGCCGTGGGCCGACGACCGCCCGGGCGCGCACGTCGCCAGGGCCGCGAAGTTCATGGTGTGGTCGGTCGACGCCGGCCACGGCTGCCCGATCTCGATGACCTACGCCGTGGTCCCCGCGCTCCGCGCGAATCCCGAGCTCTCCGCGCGGTTCGAGCCGCTGCTGACCAACCGCGAGTACGACCCCGGCCTGGCCGACCCCGCGACCAAGCGCGGCCTCATCGCCGGCATGTCGATGACCGAGAAGCAGGGCGGGTCCGACGTCCGCGCCAACACCACGACGGCGACGCCGCAGGCCGGCGAGTCGGACGGCAGCTATCGGCTGGTCGGCCACAAGTGGTTCACCTCGGCGCCGATGTCCGACATGTTCCTGACCCTCGCGCAGGCGCCGGGCGGGCTGTCCTGCTTCCTGGTGCCGCGAGTGCTGCCGGGCGGGGAGCGCAACGCGATGCGGTTCCTGCGGCTCAAGGACAAGCTGGGCAACAGGTCCAACGCCTCCTCCGAGATCGAGTACGACGGCGCCACGGGCTGGCTGGTCGGCGAGGAGGGCCGCGGCGTCCGGACCATCGTGGAGATGGTCAACATGACCCGGCTCGACTGCGTCATCGGCACCGCCGCCGGCATGCGCACCTCGCTCGTGCTCGCCGTCCATCACGCCCGCCACCGCAGTGCGTTCGGCAAGACGCTGATCGAGCAGCCGGCCATGCGCAACGTGCTGGCCGACCTCGCGATCGAGTCCGAGGCCGCGACGACCGCGATGATGCGGCTGGCCGGCGCCAACGACCGAGCGATCCGCGGCGACGAGGGCGAGACCGCCGTACGGCGGCTGGCGCTGGCCGCCACCAAGTACTACGTCTGCAAGCGCGGCCCGATCCACGCCGCGGAGGCGCTCGAGTGCCTCGGCGGCAACGGCTACATCGAGGACTTCGACGCAGCCCGGATCTACCGCGAGCTGCCGCTGCTCTCGATCTGGGAGGGCTCGGGCAACGTCGCCGCGCTCGACGCCCTACGGGCGATCGCCCGCGAACCCCACACCCTCGACGCCTACTTCGACGAGGTGGGCCTCGCGTCCGGTGCCGACGCCCGCTTCGACGAGGCGGTCGCCCGGTTGCAGAAGGAGTTCACGTCGTTCGACGACATCGAGCTGCGCGCCCGGCGGATCGTCGAGCAGCTCGCGCTGGTCTTCCAGGGCTCGCTCCTGCTCCGTCACTCGCCGGCCGCCGTCGCCGACGCGTTCTGCGCCACCCGGCTCGACCGCGACTGGGGCGGCGCGCTCGGCACCCTGCCGACCGGGCTCGACCTGGCGCCGATCATCGATCGGGCGGTCGTCGCGTGA
- the aat gene encoding leucyl/phenylalanyl-tRNA--protein transferase, producing the protein MDHPNDRPGPVEPPPTPWELPSREQLAALETDDDLVAVGADLAPGTVLAAYRRGTFPMPEPPRLRLRSRTPPAVGWWCPADRGVLRLDRLRVSRSLRRAVRDFEIRVDTVFDEVVAACGDPRRPGAWIDAEIRAAYGELHRLGWAHSVEAWQDGRLAGGLYGVAIGGLFAGESMFYRVRDASKVALVALVERLADEHARDRLIDVQWSTPHLQSLGVEEIPRRAYLEQLPGLLGVPLPAAFAQLAGGGESLPATGGHQ; encoded by the coding sequence ATGGACCACCCGAACGATCGACCGGGGCCGGTCGAGCCGCCGCCGACGCCGTGGGAGCTCCCCTCCCGCGAGCAGCTGGCCGCGCTCGAGACCGACGACGACCTGGTCGCGGTCGGCGCCGATCTCGCTCCCGGCACGGTGCTGGCTGCCTATCGTCGGGGGACCTTTCCGATGCCGGAGCCGCCGCGACTCCGGCTCCGGTCCCGCACCCCGCCGGCGGTGGGTTGGTGGTGTCCCGCTGACCGCGGCGTGCTGAGGCTCGACCGGCTGCGGGTCTCGCGTTCGCTCCGGCGGGCGGTGCGGGACTTCGAGATCCGCGTCGACACCGTCTTCGACGAGGTGGTCGCCGCGTGCGGTGACCCTCGCCGCCCCGGCGCCTGGATCGATGCGGAGATCCGCGCGGCGTACGGCGAGCTCCACCGCCTCGGCTGGGCGCACTCGGTCGAGGCGTGGCAGGACGGCCGGCTTGCCGGCGGTCTGTACGGCGTGGCGATCGGGGGGCTGTTCGCCGGGGAGTCGATGTTCTACCGCGTGCGGGACGCGTCGAAGGTCGCGCTCGTCGCGCTGGTGGAGCGGTTGGCCGACGAGCACGCGCGCGACCGGCTGATCGACGTCCAGTGGTCCACGCCGCACCTCCAGAGCCTCGGCGTGGAGGAGATCCCGCGGCGCGCGTACCTCGAGCAGCTGCCCGGTTTGCTGGGCGTTCCGCTCCCCGCCGCGTTTGCGCAACTCGCCGGTGGGGGAGAAAGCCTTCCGGCGACCGGTGGGCATCAATAG